A region from the Gossypium hirsutum isolate 1008001.06 chromosome A08, Gossypium_hirsutum_v2.1, whole genome shotgun sequence genome encodes:
- the LOC107926862 gene encoding transcription factor MYB78 gives MDVYETGFISETPQSEEDMDVKKGPWTEEEDFTLKAYVNIHGEGRWNSVARLSGLKRTGKSCRLRWLNYLRPEVRRGNISLQEQLLILQLHSRWGNRWSKIAQHLPGRTDNEIKNYWRTRVQKQAKQLKCDVNSKQFRDAMRYVWIPRLVEQICASSGSHSAQQSSSTTTTYADTIGSVRVDPSLLPELSGTSSDSLDAQVSSVSDLTNSKYPNSLQNGSGSGNTIAGTWGGVEIEATDGGDSMESVWNEENIWFLRQQLYDDDDLN, from the exons ATGGATGTTTACGAGACTGGTTTCATATCTGAAACCCCACAAAGTGAAGAAGATATGGACGTAAAGAAAGGTCCATGGACTGAAGAAGAAGACTTCACGCTTAAAGCTTATGTTAATATCCATGGCGAAGGTCGCTGGAACTCAGTTGCTCGCTTATCAG GATTGAAAAGAACCGGCAAAAGCTGTAGATTAAGATGGCTGAACTATTTGAGACCGGAAGTGAGACGTGGGAACATTAGTCTCCAAGAACAGCTATTGATTCTTCAACTCCATTCTCGATGGGGCAACAG ATGGTCTAAAATTGCACAACATTTGCCTGGAAGGACAGACAATGAGATAAAGAACTATTGGAGAACCAGAGTCCAAAAACAGGCGAAACAGCTTAAATGCGACGTTAACAGCAAGCAATTCAGGGACGCCATGCGGTACGTTTGGATCCCTCGTCTGGTCGAACAAATCTGCGCTTCATCTGGATCCCACTCGGCTCAACAATCCTCCTCCACCACCACTACCTACGCAGATACGATCGGTTCGGTCCGAGTTGACCCGAGTCTCTTGCCCGAGTTATCAGGCACTTCATCAGATTCCCTGGACGCCCAAGTCTCTTCCGTTTCAGACCTGACAAATTCAAAATACCCGAATAGCTTACAAAACGGGTCGGGTTCAGGAAATACAATAGCGGGAACATGGGGTGGGGTTGAAATTGAGGCGACGGACGGTGGAGATTCGATGGAGAGTGTGTGGAACGAAGAGAATATTTGGTTCCTAAGACAGCAGCTTTATGATGACGATGATTTGAATTAG
- the LOC107926880 gene encoding Golgi apparatus membrane protein-like protein ECHIDNA isoform X1, producing the protein MDLSQPEEENYANPKTCFFHVLFKASALAFYMLSTLFADSFVIIFVITVVLAALDFWVVKNVSGRILVGLRWWNEINEQGESIWRFECLDHESLARINQKDSWLFWWTLYLNAIAWTIFGIFSLVRLEVDYLLVVGVCLSLAIANIIGFTKCRKDAKNKIQAFASRTIASRFSSTLQSAFSLV; encoded by the exons ATGGATCTAAGCCAG CCCGAAGAAGAAAACTATGCCAATCCCAAAACATGCTTCTTTCACGTCCTCTTCAAG GCCTCGGCTTTGGCATTTTACATGCTTTCAACGCTGTTTGCGGATAGTTTTGTTATCATCTTTGTGATCACCGTCGTGCTTGCTGCACTTGATTTTTGGGTGGTCAAGAATGTTAGCGGCCGTATATTGGTAGGGCTTAGGTGGTGGAATGAAATAAATGAGCAAGGTGAGAGCATATGGAGATTTGAGTGCCTTGACCACGAG TCCTTAGCTCGTATTAACCAAAAGGATTCTTGGTTATTTTGGTGGACATTGTATCTTAAT gCAATTGCTTGGACCATCTTTGGGATATTTTCATTGGTAAGACTTGAAGTTGATTATCTCCTAGTTGTGGGAGTTTGTTTGAGCCTTGCCATTGCCAACATCATCGGATTCACCAAATGTCGTAAAG ATGCCAAGAACAAGATTCAGGCGTTTGCCTCTAGGACCATTGCTTCTCGTTTTTCATCTACACTACAGTCAGCATTTAGCTTGGTGTAA
- the LOC107926880 gene encoding Golgi apparatus membrane protein-like protein ECHIDNA isoform X2 encodes MDLSQPEEENYANPKTCFFHVLFKASALAFYMLSTLFADSFVIIFVITVVLAALDFWVVKNVSGRILVGLRWWNEINEQGESIWRFECLDHEAIAWTIFGIFSLVRLEVDYLLVVGVCLSLAIANIIGFTKCRKDAKNKIQAFASRTIASRFSSTLQSAFSLV; translated from the exons ATGGATCTAAGCCAG CCCGAAGAAGAAAACTATGCCAATCCCAAAACATGCTTCTTTCACGTCCTCTTCAAG GCCTCGGCTTTGGCATTTTACATGCTTTCAACGCTGTTTGCGGATAGTTTTGTTATCATCTTTGTGATCACCGTCGTGCTTGCTGCACTTGATTTTTGGGTGGTCAAGAATGTTAGCGGCCGTATATTGGTAGGGCTTAGGTGGTGGAATGAAATAAATGAGCAAGGTGAGAGCATATGGAGATTTGAGTGCCTTGACCACGAG gCAATTGCTTGGACCATCTTTGGGATATTTTCATTGGTAAGACTTGAAGTTGATTATCTCCTAGTTGTGGGAGTTTGTTTGAGCCTTGCCATTGCCAACATCATCGGATTCACCAAATGTCGTAAAG ATGCCAAGAACAAGATTCAGGCGTTTGCCTCTAGGACCATTGCTTCTCGTTTTTCATCTACACTACAGTCAGCATTTAGCTTGGTGTAA